GTCCGGATGATGCGTTCGGCGCAGCCGTTGCCCTCGGGTGCTCGCACAAAGGCTGGGCTGGACTCGATGCCCAGGAACACGAGCTCGTCCTGGAAGGCGTCGCTCGTGTACTGCGGACCGTTGTCATGGCGCACGGTGAGGCCCAGGGCGATGAGCGCGCCGATGGCTCCGAAGCGAGCCCGGATGCCTTGCCGGAGCGGCTCCAGGGCCTCGTAGCGCGTTCCTGGCTTGGCCACGTGGATGCCCACGCACTCCGCCGTGCAGTGGTCCACCGCGATGAAGACCGTGACCTGTCCGTCCTCCACGGTGCTGGTGGTCGTCGCGTCGGTGCCCCACATCTCGTTCGGCTTCTCGGTCA
This DNA window, taken from Deltaproteobacteria bacterium, encodes the following:
- a CDS encoding transposase family protein — encoded protein: MWGTDATTTSTVEDGQVTVFIAVDHCTAECVGIHVAKPGTRYEALEPLRQGIRARFGAIGALIALGLTVRHDNGPQYTSDAFQDELVFLGIESSPAFVRAPEGNGCAERIIRTLKEQLLWVHHFQNLEELRLALLEWADRYNRAWLIERHGFLSPQRARQKFEDVKKAA